In one window of Corallococcus macrosporus DNA:
- the rtcR gene encoding RNA repair transcriptional activator RtcR produces the protein MAQKAKTRRTVVIGMLGTTLDTGMGSQRWTRWRPTVSLCQQEDLLVHRLELLYPPHGTALAAVIQEDIAQVSPETEVRLTSLPIRDPWNLEETYGALLDHVRAQSFHPEDEDYLVHITTGTHIAQICMFLLVESRLIPGRLVQTSPGKGKEHAAVGSHAIIDLDLSKYDTLAARFRQQQREGLSFLKSGIDTRNAAFNRIIERIEQVAVQSRAPLLLTGPTGAGKSQLAKRIYALKKARNQVAGPFVDLNCATLRGDGAMSTLFGHVKGAFTGAVGDRPGLMRQANGGVLFLDEIGELGADEQAMLLRALEDKRFLPVGADKEAESDFQLIAGTNRDLQLDVERGRFREDLLARINLWTFRLPALRERPEDIAPNLQYELDQASQALGTRVTMSKEAQEYFLRFATSPEARWSGNFRDLNAAVLRMSTLAAGGRMTREVVDEELERLRTQWRPAGAAVVSTDEDVLVEVMGPERAAELDRFDRVQLADVVTVCRAARSLSDAGRTLFAQSRAQKKSVNDADRLRKYLARFGLAWADVSGRDAE, from the coding sequence ATGGCTCAAAAGGCGAAGACACGGCGCACGGTCGTCATCGGGATGCTGGGGACGACGCTGGACACGGGGATGGGGTCACAGCGCTGGACGCGGTGGCGGCCCACGGTGTCGCTATGTCAGCAGGAGGACCTGCTGGTGCACCGGCTGGAGCTGCTCTACCCGCCCCATGGGACGGCGCTGGCAGCGGTCATCCAGGAGGACATCGCGCAGGTGTCTCCGGAGACGGAGGTGCGGCTGACGTCGCTGCCCATCCGGGACCCGTGGAACCTGGAGGAGACGTATGGCGCGCTCCTGGACCACGTGCGCGCGCAGTCCTTCCATCCAGAGGACGAGGACTACCTGGTGCACATCACCACGGGCACGCACATCGCGCAGATCTGCATGTTCCTGCTGGTGGAGAGCCGGCTGATTCCGGGCCGGCTGGTGCAGACGTCTCCGGGAAAGGGGAAGGAACACGCGGCGGTGGGCTCGCACGCCATCATCGACCTGGACCTGTCGAAGTACGACACGCTGGCGGCGCGCTTCCGGCAGCAGCAGCGCGAGGGCCTGTCGTTCCTCAAGTCCGGCATCGACACGCGCAACGCGGCGTTCAACCGGATCATCGAGCGGATTGAGCAGGTGGCGGTGCAGTCCCGGGCGCCGCTCTTGCTGACGGGTCCCACGGGCGCGGGCAAGTCGCAGCTCGCGAAGCGCATCTACGCGTTGAAGAAGGCGCGCAACCAGGTGGCGGGGCCGTTCGTGGACCTGAACTGCGCCACGCTGCGAGGCGACGGGGCCATGTCCACACTCTTCGGCCACGTGAAGGGAGCGTTCACGGGCGCGGTGGGTGACCGGCCCGGATTGATGCGGCAGGCGAACGGCGGCGTGCTGTTCCTCGATGAGATTGGAGAACTGGGCGCGGACGAGCAGGCCATGTTGCTGCGCGCGCTGGAGGACAAGCGGTTCCTGCCGGTGGGCGCGGACAAGGAGGCGGAGAGCGACTTCCAGCTCATCGCGGGGACGAACCGCGACCTCCAACTGGACGTGGAGCGGGGACGGTTCCGCGAGGACCTGCTCGCGCGCATCAACCTGTGGACCTTCAGACTGCCCGCGCTGCGCGAGCGTCCGGAGGACATCGCGCCCAACCTGCAATACGAGCTGGATCAGGCCTCACAGGCGCTGGGCACACGCGTGACGATGAGCAAGGAGGCCCAGGAGTACTTCCTGCGCTTCGCCACGTCGCCGGAGGCCCGGTGGAGCGGCAACTTCCGCGACCTCAACGCGGCGGTGCTGCGCATGTCCACGCTGGCGGCGGGCGGACGGATGACCCGCGAGGTGGTGGACGAAGAGCTGGAGCGGCTGCGGACACAGTGGCGGCCCGCGGGCGCGGCGGTGGTGTCAACGGATGAAGACGTGCTGGTGGAGGTGATGGGCCCTGAGCGCGCGGCGGAGCTGGACCGGTTCGATCGGGTGCAGCTCGCGGACGTGGTGACGGTGTGCCGCGCCGCGCGCTCGTTGTCGGATGCGGGCCGGACGCTGTTCGCGCAGTCGCGTGCGCAGAAGAAGAGCGTCAACGACGCGGACCGGCTCCGGAAGTACCTGGCCCGCTTCGGCCTGGCATGGGCGGACGTGAGCGGTCGCGACGCGGAGTGA
- a CDS encoding RtcB family protein: MDRVNTNYEVLSDEAGRPIKAWTVGVPFEDEAKKQLRNLRGLPFIHKWVAVMPDVHRGYGATVGSVVPTVGAVVPAAVGVDIGCGMIAVRTTLRADQLPDSLRGVRSAIEAAVPHGRTDNGGRNDRGAWKDSPVTHTAAWARLAEGYARIVAKHPRIGRGPELAHLGTLGTGNHFIELCVDESDGVWLMLHSGSRGVGNRIGSHFIELAKQDMERFFIHLPDADLAYLPEGTEHFDDYVFAVSWAQDFAAMNRELMLHSAVEALKASGELPPFELSESAVNCHHNYISREHHFGKNCFVTRKGAVRAREGDMGIIPGSMGARSYIVRGKGNADAFHSCSHGAGRVMSREAAKKRFTLEDHAKATAGVECRKDVDVIDETPAAYKPIDAVMAAQADLVEVVHTLKQVVCVKG; this comes from the coding sequence ATGGACCGCGTGAACACGAACTACGAGGTGCTGTCGGACGAAGCGGGCCGCCCCATCAAGGCGTGGACGGTGGGCGTGCCCTTCGAGGACGAGGCGAAGAAGCAGCTTCGCAACCTCCGCGGGCTGCCCTTCATCCACAAGTGGGTCGCGGTGATGCCGGACGTGCACCGCGGTTATGGCGCGACGGTCGGGAGCGTGGTGCCCACGGTGGGCGCGGTGGTGCCGGCGGCGGTGGGCGTGGACATCGGATGCGGGATGATCGCCGTGCGCACGACGCTGCGCGCGGATCAGCTGCCGGACTCGCTGCGCGGGGTGCGCTCGGCCATCGAGGCGGCGGTGCCGCACGGCCGGACGGACAACGGCGGCCGCAATGACCGTGGCGCCTGGAAGGACTCGCCCGTGACGCATACCGCGGCCTGGGCCCGCCTGGCGGAGGGGTACGCCCGCATCGTCGCGAAGCACCCGCGCATCGGCCGTGGGCCGGAGCTGGCGCACCTGGGAACGCTGGGAACGGGTAACCACTTCATCGAGCTGTGCGTCGATGAGTCGGATGGCGTGTGGCTGATGCTGCACTCGGGGTCGCGCGGCGTGGGTAACCGCATCGGAAGCCACTTCATCGAGCTGGCGAAGCAGGACATGGAGCGCTTCTTCATCCACCTGCCGGACGCGGACCTGGCGTACCTGCCGGAGGGGACCGAGCACTTCGACGACTACGTGTTCGCGGTGAGCTGGGCGCAGGACTTCGCGGCGATGAACCGCGAGCTCATGCTGCACTCGGCGGTGGAGGCCCTGAAGGCGAGCGGTGAGCTGCCGCCGTTCGAGCTGTCCGAGTCCGCGGTGAACTGCCACCACAACTACATCTCGCGCGAGCACCACTTCGGAAAGAACTGCTTCGTGACCCGCAAGGGCGCGGTGCGGGCGCGCGAGGGCGACATGGGAATCATCCCCGGCAGCATGGGGGCCCGTTCCTACATCGTCCGCGGGAAGGGAAACGCGGATGCCTTCCACTCGTGCAGCCACGGCGCGGGCCGGGTGATGTCGCGCGAAGCGGCGAAGAAGCGCTTCACGCTGGAGGACCACGCGAAGGCGACCGCGGGCGTCGAGTGCCGCAAGGACGTGGACGTGATTGACGAGACGCCGGCCGCGTACAAGCCCATCGACGCCGTGATGGCCGCGCAGGCGGACCTGGTGGAGGTCGTCCACACGCTCAAGCAGGTCGTGTGCGTGAAGGGATAG
- the rtcA gene encoding RNA 3'-terminal phosphate cyclase: protein MVRIDGSQGEGGGQVLRTALALSLVTGTPFEMVNVRAGRAKPGLLRQHLTALKAAEAVGAAEVAGAELGSKQLSFHPRALTAGNYHFAVGTAGSATLVFQTVLPALLHAEGASTLTLEGGTHNPAAPPFDFLEKTYLPLLRRMGPRVDVTLERPGFYPAGGGRFRVDIHPAKLQPLQLMERGRVLRTEAVAQVAAIPFDVAKRELDAVASVLKLRPDQQRPEELKRGFGPGNVLRVEVESEHVTEVFTGFGERGKRAEVVGEEVATKVKRYLDAGVPVGEHLCDQLLLLCALAKGGNFRTLALDSHALTQRETMAHFLDVKVDVREVERDVHEVTVRA from the coding sequence ATGGTTCGCATCGATGGTTCACAGGGGGAGGGTGGCGGCCAGGTGCTGCGCACCGCGCTGGCGCTGTCGCTGGTGACGGGCACGCCGTTCGAGATGGTCAACGTGCGCGCGGGCCGCGCCAAGCCGGGGCTCCTGCGCCAGCACCTCACCGCGCTCAAGGCCGCGGAGGCCGTAGGGGCCGCGGAGGTGGCGGGCGCGGAGCTGGGCTCCAAGCAGTTGTCCTTCCACCCGCGCGCGCTGACGGCGGGCAACTACCACTTCGCGGTGGGCACTGCGGGCAGCGCGACGCTGGTGTTCCAGACGGTGCTGCCCGCGCTGCTGCACGCGGAAGGCGCCTCCACGCTGACGCTGGAGGGCGGAACGCACAATCCGGCGGCGCCGCCGTTCGACTTCCTGGAGAAGACGTACCTGCCGCTCCTGCGCCGCATGGGTCCGCGCGTGGACGTGACGCTGGAGCGTCCCGGCTTCTATCCGGCCGGCGGGGGCCGCTTCCGCGTGGACATCCATCCCGCGAAGCTCCAGCCGCTCCAGTTGATGGAGCGCGGCCGGGTGCTGCGCACGGAGGCCGTGGCCCAGGTGGCGGCCATCCCCTTCGACGTGGCGAAGCGCGAGCTGGACGCCGTGGCCTCCGTGCTGAAGCTGCGGCCGGATCAGCAGCGGCCGGAGGAACTCAAGCGCGGCTTCGGTCCGGGCAACGTGCTGCGCGTCGAGGTGGAGAGCGAGCACGTGACGGAGGTCTTCACCGGCTTCGGCGAGCGTGGCAAGCGCGCGGAGGTCGTCGGCGAGGAGGTGGCCACGAAGGTGAAGCGCTACCTGGACGCCGGCGTGCCCGTGGGCGAGCACCTGTGTGATCAGCTCCTGCTGCTGTGCGCCCTGGCGAAGGGCGGGAACTTCCGCACGCTGGCGCTGGACAGCCACGCGCTCACGCAGCGCGAGACGATGGCGCACTTCCTCGACGTGAAGGTGGACGTGCGGGAAGTGGAGCGCGACGTGCACGAAGTGACCGTGCGCGCCTGA
- the mutM gene encoding DNA-formamidopyrimidine glycosylase: protein MAEVPEVEIIVRDLKQAVVGRRFVDAEVLVPSAVRFASPPDFIQNLKGRKVLGAERRAKFMLLALDDGQTLALHFMLWGELQLRPSGSERPPETLVVLTLEGNEELQLTDTLGYARVALGPTAVLAAQLKLEELGPEALDEAFTPEVLAKLLRRRRSALKTVLLNQRVLAGLGNRDADESMWAAGIDPRRLASSLSPAELVRLHQGIRDVLEEGLRLRGTQRDLFGVQGQAKHRRNIFGKTGAPCPRCATPVSHLRIGGRNTHWCSHCQPADGAAPEAPAQTSLL from the coding sequence GTGGCTGAAGTTCCTGAAGTGGAGATCATCGTTCGTGACCTGAAGCAGGCCGTAGTGGGCCGCCGCTTCGTGGACGCGGAGGTGCTGGTGCCCTCGGCGGTGCGCTTCGCCTCGCCGCCGGACTTCATCCAGAACCTCAAGGGCCGCAAGGTGCTTGGGGCGGAGCGGCGCGCGAAGTTCATGCTGCTCGCGCTGGATGACGGACAGACGCTCGCGCTGCACTTCATGCTGTGGGGGGAGCTGCAACTGCGGCCCTCCGGCAGTGAGCGGCCTCCCGAGACGCTCGTGGTCCTCACGCTGGAGGGCAACGAGGAGCTCCAGCTCACCGACACGCTGGGCTACGCGCGCGTGGCGTTGGGGCCCACGGCGGTGCTGGCCGCGCAGCTCAAGCTGGAGGAGCTGGGGCCGGAGGCGCTGGATGAAGCGTTCACGCCGGAGGTGCTGGCGAAGCTGCTCAGGCGCAGACGCAGCGCGCTCAAGACGGTGCTCCTGAACCAGCGCGTGCTCGCGGGGCTGGGCAACCGCGACGCGGACGAGAGCATGTGGGCCGCGGGCATCGATCCACGTCGCCTGGCGTCGTCGCTGTCTCCCGCGGAGCTCGTCCGGTTGCACCAGGGCATCCGCGACGTGCTGGAGGAGGGCTTGAGGCTGCGCGGCACGCAGCGGGACCTGTTCGGCGTGCAGGGGCAGGCGAAGCACCGGCGCAACATCTTCGGCAAGACGGGGGCGCCCTGTCCCCGCTGCGCCACGCCCGTGTCGCACCTGCGCATCGGGGGCCGCAACACGCACTGGTGCTCGCACTGCCAGCCCGCGGACGGCGCCGCGCCCGAGGCTCCGGCGCAGACGTCACTGCTCTGA
- a CDS encoding response regulator has product MVAYLHAAPAPESSTPPGGRDALALPGEALGSVLLVGEAARPAVTQALVAEGFEPVHVEGARAALTWLGLEAGVSRPESEPMRPAPALPRLVIIDADLPDGDGFSLCGVLRADARSAHLPVLLVARHPEEFHRDLAAGVGADEYLVEPVDARDVAVLARLKAGRRGEEDVYDAHTTTLPLVGLVRALLSGVRSGRVVLAEDTGAFVFRHGQVVDASFHGERGSLAFRRLLCFGAGEYTVTFGPELQRGSFSLDRAFLCEQLEPGLERFEQLRVKGLPLAARLTVDFNRLARELPSLPEDVEQVVRLFDGRRTVRAMLLECRFPEALAYEAATRLFMLGVLVPAILVEERERARESAGPPRLFEPVLAPDSEPDAS; this is encoded by the coding sequence ATGGTTGCCTACCTGCACGCCGCACCCGCCCCTGAGAGCTCCACCCCGCCGGGAGGTCGTGACGCACTCGCCCTGCCGGGTGAGGCGTTGGGCTCGGTGTTGCTGGTGGGCGAGGCGGCGCGGCCGGCGGTGACGCAAGCGCTGGTCGCGGAGGGCTTCGAGCCCGTCCACGTGGAGGGCGCTCGCGCGGCGCTGACGTGGCTGGGCCTGGAGGCGGGCGTGTCGCGGCCGGAGTCGGAACCGATGCGGCCGGCGCCGGCGCTGCCCCGGCTGGTCATCATCGACGCGGACCTTCCGGACGGCGACGGCTTCAGCCTCTGCGGCGTGCTCCGGGCGGATGCGCGGTCCGCGCACCTGCCGGTGCTGCTGGTGGCGCGGCACCCGGAGGAGTTCCACCGCGACCTGGCCGCGGGCGTGGGCGCGGACGAATACCTGGTGGAGCCGGTGGACGCGCGCGACGTGGCGGTGCTCGCGCGGCTCAAGGCGGGGCGGCGCGGCGAGGAGGACGTCTACGACGCGCACACCACGACGCTGCCCCTGGTGGGGCTGGTGCGCGCGCTGCTGTCCGGCGTGCGCTCCGGACGCGTGGTGCTGGCGGAGGACACCGGCGCCTTCGTCTTCCGCCACGGCCAGGTGGTGGACGCGAGCTTCCACGGCGAGCGCGGCAGCCTCGCGTTCCGGCGCCTGCTGTGCTTCGGCGCGGGCGAGTACACGGTGACGTTCGGCCCGGAGCTGCAGCGGGGCAGCTTCTCCCTGGACCGCGCCTTCCTGTGCGAGCAGCTGGAGCCCGGCCTGGAGCGCTTCGAGCAACTGCGCGTGAAGGGGCTGCCCCTGGCGGCGCGGCTCACGGTGGACTTCAACCGGCTGGCGCGCGAGCTGCCCTCGCTCCCTGAAGACGTGGAGCAGGTGGTGCGCCTCTTCGATGGCCGGCGCACCGTGCGCGCGATGCTGCTGGAGTGCCGCTTCCCGGAGGCGCTGGCCTACGAGGCGGCCACCCGCCTGTTCATGCTGGGCGTGCTGGTGCCCGCCATCCTGGTGGAGGAGCGCGAGCGCGCCCGGGAGTCTGCGGGGCCGCCCCGCCTGTTCGAGCCCGTCCTGGCGCCCGACTCGGAGCCGGACGCGTCGTAG
- a CDS encoding YebC/PmpR family DNA-binding transcriptional regulator: protein MSGHNRWSKLKRRNAVLGVAKGKLYSKAIKEMTVAARLGGGDPASNARLRVAVAQARESNIPRDTIERAIKKGTGELAGEAYEEVTYEGYGPGGVALIIECLTDNRNRSASDVRNLLGNYGGNMGAEGAVGWMFHKKGVITVKPGPTEDQVMEKALDAGAEDVVDQGPDGFEVRTAPADLHAVGAKLEAAGLPLGEQKWTFVPQNTVKVEGDNAKRLLKLMDALDDNDDVQHVHANFEIDESLMESLST from the coding sequence ATGTCCGGTCACAACCGATGGTCGAAACTCAAGCGCCGCAACGCCGTCCTGGGCGTGGCCAAGGGCAAGCTCTACTCCAAGGCCATCAAGGAGATGACCGTCGCCGCGCGGCTGGGCGGGGGTGACCCGGCCAGCAACGCCCGCCTGCGCGTGGCCGTGGCCCAGGCGCGCGAGTCGAACATCCCGCGCGACACCATCGAGCGCGCCATCAAGAAGGGCACGGGCGAGCTGGCCGGCGAGGCCTACGAAGAGGTGACGTACGAGGGCTACGGCCCCGGCGGCGTCGCGCTCATCATCGAGTGCCTCACCGACAACCGGAACCGCTCCGCCAGCGACGTGCGAAATCTCCTGGGCAACTACGGCGGGAACATGGGTGCGGAAGGCGCCGTGGGCTGGATGTTCCACAAGAAGGGCGTCATCACCGTGAAGCCCGGCCCCACCGAGGACCAGGTGATGGAGAAGGCCCTGGACGCGGGCGCCGAGGACGTCGTGGACCAGGGGCCGGACGGCTTCGAGGTGCGCACCGCCCCGGCGGACCTGCACGCGGTGGGCGCGAAGCTGGAGGCCGCCGGCCTGCCCCTGGGCGAACAGAAGTGGACCTTCGTGCCGCAGAACACCGTGAAGGTGGAAGGCGACAACGCGAAGCGCCTGTTGAAGCTGATGGACGCGCTCGACGACAACGACGACGTGCAGCACGTGCACGCGAACTTCGAAATCGACGAGTCCCTGATGGAGTCGCTGTCCACGTAA
- the ruvC gene encoding crossover junction endodeoxyribonuclease RuvC encodes MRVLGVDPGSRFMGFGVVEEKKGRLVHLGHGVIKVVESAPLAERLKDLHAALSAALQRYQPEAVAVEGLFTFRNARSALVLGHARGVALLAAAQAGLPVHEYAPASVKKSVGASGAGNKDAVARMVRTLLGVDEATLERADASDALAVALCHLNQFRVGMPRASAPGNGKRKGAASVLADRLSSAYQRPEARR; translated from the coding sequence GTGCGCGTGCTCGGCGTGGACCCTGGCAGCCGCTTCATGGGCTTCGGGGTGGTGGAGGAGAAGAAGGGCCGGCTCGTGCACCTGGGCCACGGCGTCATCAAGGTCGTGGAGTCCGCGCCCCTCGCGGAGCGCCTGAAGGACCTGCACGCCGCCCTGAGCGCCGCGCTCCAGCGCTACCAGCCGGAGGCCGTGGCCGTGGAAGGCCTCTTCACCTTCCGCAACGCCCGAAGCGCCCTGGTGCTGGGCCACGCGCGCGGCGTGGCGCTGCTGGCCGCGGCGCAGGCGGGCCTGCCCGTGCACGAGTACGCCCCCGCGAGCGTGAAGAAGTCCGTGGGCGCGAGCGGCGCGGGCAACAAGGACGCGGTGGCGCGCATGGTGCGCACGCTGCTCGGCGTGGACGAGGCGACGCTGGAGCGCGCGGATGCCAGCGACGCGCTCGCCGTCGCGCTGTGCCACCTGAACCAGTTCCGCGTGGGCATGCCCCGCGCCAGCGCGCCCGGCAACGGCAAGCGCAAGGGGGCCGCGTCGGTGCTCGCGGACCGCCTGTCGTCCGCCTACCAGCGCCCGGAGGCCCGCCGATGA
- the ruvA gene encoding Holliday junction branch migration protein RuvA, translated as MIARLRGNVLEKGAEDAVVDVNGVGYRVNLSTVSLGKLPADGQPVDLRIRTVVREDAFELFGFLSPQEEELFQLLNTVSRVGPRMALGVMSGMEVGELIAALSRGETARLAKIHGVGKKTAERLVLELKEKVRNLHSEGIARGTTPRAPVTSGNKSDLVSALLNLGYKQPQAEKAADVVIERLGPDATFQALFREALKSLRSTP; from the coding sequence ATGATCGCCCGGTTGCGTGGCAACGTGTTGGAGAAGGGCGCGGAGGACGCCGTCGTCGACGTGAACGGCGTGGGCTACCGCGTGAACCTGTCCACCGTGTCGCTGGGGAAGCTGCCCGCGGACGGCCAGCCGGTGGACCTCCGCATCCGCACCGTGGTGCGCGAGGACGCCTTCGAGCTCTTCGGCTTCCTCTCCCCGCAGGAGGAGGAGCTCTTCCAGTTGCTCAACACCGTGTCCCGCGTCGGCCCGCGCATGGCCCTGGGCGTGATGTCCGGCATGGAGGTGGGCGAGCTCATCGCGGCGCTGTCTCGCGGTGAGACGGCCCGGCTCGCGAAGATCCACGGCGTGGGCAAGAAGACCGCGGAGCGGCTCGTGCTGGAGCTCAAGGAGAAGGTGCGCAACCTCCACTCGGAGGGCATCGCGCGCGGCACCACGCCCCGCGCGCCCGTCACCTCCGGCAACAAGTCCGACCTCGTCTCCGCGCTGCTCAACCTGGGCTACAAGCAGCCCCAGGCGGAGAAGGCCGCGGACGTCGTCATCGAGCGGCTGGGCCCGGACGCCACCTTCCAGGCCCTCTTCCGCGAAGCCCTCAAGTCCCTGCGCTCCACGCCGTGA
- a CDS encoding ELWxxDGT repeat protein: MAAWRGVPVLVLLLSGVFFGVGCGAADGEAGVAWGRASVAMEDAVDAVASEAPQPCGPSARPVGDLRAGAEGSAPELLVEVDGRVFYGADDGVTGSELWVTDGRDTDSRRVKDLRPGAYGSTPRFLTRMGGRLFFVADDGVSGPELWRSDGTEAGTVLVADLRPGAQGSAPDGLRVVGSRLYFTADDGVHGRELWSTDGTARGTQLTQEFAPGPGSLFLDDLTEWNGKLALVAYGDTVTLWVLDVGTGTSRALFRGTAWTALFALTPAGSDRLFFLVDAGWGEADLWVTRGQPLTTFPLRHFEGDYPSELTPLGGSVYFMAGAEGFFGEPGDMLHGGELWRSDGTPLGTRMVKDVWPGPEGSQPSGLTVMNGRLYFAADDGVHGREPWRSDGTAQGTGLVQDLEPGPVGSAPMAFVVTDGWLFFSAMTADRGREGWYSNGAPGHVEPMRDIAPAGLHANPRGFVRAGGNVFFLASTPVHGEEPWTLPFLPAAYCSPR, from the coding sequence ATGGCGGCGTGGCGTGGTGTTCCGGTCCTCGTGCTGCTGCTCTCCGGCGTCTTCTTCGGGGTGGGGTGTGGCGCGGCGGACGGTGAGGCCGGGGTGGCGTGGGGCAGGGCGTCGGTGGCGATGGAGGACGCGGTGGACGCGGTGGCTTCCGAAGCACCGCAGCCGTGTGGTCCGTCCGCGCGGCCCGTGGGCGACCTGCGTGCCGGCGCGGAGGGCAGCGCGCCGGAGCTGCTGGTGGAGGTGGACGGGCGCGTCTTCTACGGCGCGGATGACGGCGTGACGGGCAGCGAGCTGTGGGTGACGGACGGGCGCGACACGGACTCGCGCCGGGTGAAGGACCTGCGGCCCGGGGCGTATGGCAGCACGCCGCGCTTCCTCACGCGGATGGGCGGGCGGCTGTTCTTCGTCGCGGACGACGGGGTGAGCGGGCCGGAGCTGTGGCGGAGCGACGGCACCGAGGCGGGCACGGTGCTGGTGGCGGACCTGCGGCCCGGAGCGCAGGGCAGCGCGCCGGACGGGCTGCGGGTGGTGGGCTCGCGGCTGTACTTCACCGCGGATGACGGCGTGCACGGCCGCGAGCTGTGGAGCACCGACGGCACGGCGCGGGGCACGCAGCTCACGCAGGAGTTCGCGCCCGGGCCCGGCTCCCTGTTCCTGGACGACCTCACGGAGTGGAACGGGAAGCTGGCGCTGGTGGCGTACGGCGACACGGTGACGCTCTGGGTGTTGGACGTCGGCACCGGAACCTCGCGAGCGCTCTTCCGGGGCACGGCCTGGACGGCGCTCTTCGCGCTGACGCCCGCGGGGAGCGACCGCCTCTTCTTCCTCGTGGACGCGGGCTGGGGGGAGGCGGACCTCTGGGTGACGCGGGGCCAGCCCCTCACCACGTTCCCGCTGCGCCACTTCGAAGGGGACTACCCGTCGGAGCTCACGCCGCTGGGCGGCAGCGTGTACTTCATGGCCGGCGCGGAGGGCTTCTTCGGCGAACCCGGCGACATGCTTCACGGCGGTGAGCTGTGGAGGAGCGACGGCACGCCCCTGGGCACGCGCATGGTGAAGGACGTGTGGCCGGGGCCCGAGGGCTCGCAGCCCTCCGGGCTGACGGTGATGAACGGGCGGCTGTACTTCGCGGCGGATGACGGCGTGCACGGCCGCGAGCCGTGGAGAAGCGACGGCACCGCGCAGGGCACGGGGCTCGTGCAGGACCTGGAACCGGGCCCGGTGGGCAGCGCCCCCATGGCCTTCGTCGTGACGGACGGGTGGCTCTTCTTCTCCGCGATGACGGCCGACCGGGGCCGCGAGGGCTGGTACTCCAACGGCGCCCCGGGCCACGTGGAACCCATGCGCGACATCGCGCCCGCGGGGCTCCACGCGAATCCGCGCGGGTTCGTGCGCGCGGGCGGGAACGTCTTCTTCCTGGCCAGCACGCCGGTCCACGGCGAGGAGCCCTGGACGCTGCCGTTCCTCCCCGCGGCCTACTGCAGCCCCCGCTAG